One Sphingomonas sp. SUN039 genomic window carries:
- a CDS encoding TPM domain-containing protein encodes MTGWMLTRRADGMWRALLALLLLLCAFPAFAQTFPPLTGRVVDAANILQPDAKAALEAKLEGVEKATGHQVVIATIPDMQGYPLEDYGYRLGRTWALGDKEKDDGLIILLAPNNPTGQRGPRIEVGYGLEPLVTDAFSSVVANGIMTPMLKAGDIPGALNAGVDAIAEQIKLTPEEAAKRTAELAASEKSDRRSVNPGAFLFWIAIFFFVLLPMIGALSRGGRRRTHSSGLGEAILWTAINAAVNSRGSDDDHWGGGGGGGWGGGGGGGFSGGGGSFGGGGASGGW; translated from the coding sequence GTGACCGGGTGGATGCTGACCCGCAGGGCTGACGGCATGTGGAGAGCGTTGCTCGCCCTCCTGCTGCTGCTCTGCGCCTTTCCCGCTTTCGCCCAGACCTTCCCGCCTTTGACCGGGCGGGTCGTCGATGCGGCGAATATCCTGCAGCCCGACGCGAAGGCGGCACTCGAGGCCAAACTCGAAGGCGTCGAGAAGGCGACCGGCCATCAAGTCGTCATCGCGACGATCCCTGACATGCAGGGCTATCCGCTCGAGGATTACGGCTACCGCCTCGGTCGTACCTGGGCACTGGGCGACAAGGAGAAGGACGACGGGCTGATCATCCTGCTCGCGCCCAATAATCCCACCGGACAGCGAGGGCCGCGCATCGAAGTCGGCTACGGCCTCGAACCGCTGGTCACCGATGCGTTTTCGAGCGTCGTCGCCAACGGCATCATGACCCCGATGCTGAAAGCGGGCGACATCCCCGGCGCGCTCAACGCCGGTGTCGATGCCATTGCCGAACAGATCAAGCTGACGCCCGAGGAAGCTGCCAAGCGCACCGCAGAACTGGCCGCTTCGGAAAAATCGGACCGGCGCAGCGTAAACCCGGGCGCATTCCTGTTCTGGATCGCCATTTTCTTCTTCGTGCTGCTTCCGATGATCGGCGCGCTGTCGCGCGGCGGACGGCGGCGGACGCACAGCTCGGGGCTGGGCGAAGCGATCCTGTGGACGGCGATCAATGCGGCGGTGAACAGCCGGGGCAGCGACGACGACCATTGGGGCGGCGGCGGTGGCGGCGGATGGGGCGGCGGCGGCGGAGGCGGCTTCTCCGGTGGCGGCGGCTCGTTCGGCGGCGGCGGGGCGTCGGGGGGATGGTAA
- a CDS encoding cupin domain-containing protein, which translates to MNLSNFDVDTFLRDYWQKKPLLIRGAWDGWANPLDPDELAGLACEEGVESRLITLKRADWRVEAGPLPEERFGRLGKAPYTLLVQAVDHHVPEVAALLDPFRFVPDWRIDDVMVSYASDGGGVGPHFDQYDVFLIQGLGRRRWQIGGVCTDDTPLLPHDDLRLLAAFEPVEEWVLEPGDMLYVPPRVAHNGVAVGADCMTYSVGFRAPARSELIAHFCDHILAELDDDDRYADPGLTAAADPREITAEALDALHAMVLDKLGDRATFARWFGSYVTTPKYDDDADAGGDPADPATRAAFIRDADGTRLEFVNGKCVDGRG; encoded by the coding sequence ATGAACCTCAGCAATTTCGACGTCGACACCTTCCTGCGCGATTACTGGCAGAAGAAGCCGCTGCTGATCCGCGGGGCGTGGGACGGGTGGGCGAACCCGCTCGACCCTGACGAGCTGGCGGGGCTGGCGTGTGAGGAGGGGGTCGAGTCGCGGCTGATCACGCTGAAGCGCGCCGACTGGCGGGTCGAGGCGGGCCCGCTGCCCGAGGAACGCTTCGGCAGGCTGGGCAAGGCACCTTACACGCTGCTGGTGCAGGCGGTGGACCATCATGTGCCGGAGGTGGCGGCGTTGCTCGACCCGTTCCGGTTCGTGCCGGACTGGCGGATCGACGATGTGATGGTCAGCTACGCCAGCGACGGCGGCGGGGTGGGGCCGCATTTCGACCAGTACGACGTGTTCCTGATCCAGGGGCTGGGGCGGCGGCGCTGGCAGATCGGGGGGGTGTGCACCGACGATACGCCGCTGTTGCCGCATGACGATTTGCGGTTGCTGGCCGCGTTCGAGCCGGTCGAGGAATGGGTGCTGGAGCCCGGCGACATGCTCTATGTGCCGCCGCGGGTGGCGCACAACGGGGTGGCGGTCGGTGCGGATTGCATGACGTACTCGGTCGGGTTCCGGGCGCCGGCCCGCAGCGAGCTGATCGCGCATTTCTGCGACCATATCCTCGCCGAGCTCGACGATGACGACCGCTATGCCGACCCCGGGCTGACGGCGGCAGCCGACCCGCGCGAGATTACGGCGGAGGCGCTCGATGCGCTGCACGCGATGGTGCTCGACAAGCTGGGCGACCGGGCGACATTCGCGCGCTGGTTCGGCAGCTATGTGACCACGCCGAAATACGATGACGACGCGGACGCCGGGGGCGACCCTGCGGACCCGGCGACGCGCGCGGCGTTCATCCGCGACGCGGATGGCACGCGGCTCGAATTCGTCAACGGCAAGTGTGTCGATGGTCGAGGTTGA
- a CDS encoding LemA family protein — protein sequence MTPIRRLALLAPLAAVSLSGCGINSIPTAEEAAKAKWANVQADYQRRADLIPNLVATVKGFAKQEKDVLTTVTQARASANSVTLSPGDLTDPAKVAAFQNAQNNLTFATRQLQEAYPELKSNANFMALQSQLEGTENRVNISIKDYNEAVQKYNTTIRTFPDAIGAKIFYGSKPMVTYTATAPNAENAPKVDFN from the coding sequence ATGACACCGATCCGCCGCCTGGCCCTGCTCGCACCGCTCGCCGCCGTTTCGCTGTCGGGTTGCGGCATCAACTCGATCCCGACCGCCGAGGAAGCCGCCAAGGCGAAATGGGCGAATGTGCAGGCCGATTACCAGCGCCGCGCCGACCTGATCCCCAATCTCGTCGCGACGGTGAAGGGCTTTGCCAAGCAGGAAAAGGACGTGCTGACCACGGTGACGCAGGCGCGCGCCTCGGCCAATTCGGTGACGCTCAGCCCCGGCGACCTGACCGACCCGGCCAAGGTGGCGGCGTTCCAGAACGCGCAGAACAACCTGACCTTCGCCACGCGCCAGTTGCAGGAAGCCTATCCCGAGCTGAAATCGAACGCGAATTTCATGGCGCTCCAGTCGCAGCTCGAGGGCACCGAAAACCGCGTCAATATCTCGATCAAGGATTACAACGAGGCGGTGCAGAAATATAATACGACGATCCGCACCTTCCCCGACGCGATCGGCGCGAAGATTTTCTACGGGTCGAAGCCGATGGTGACCTACACCGCCACCGCGCCGAACGCCGAAAACGCGCCCAAGGTGGATTTCAACTGA
- a CDS encoding NUDIX hydrolase, with product MSSDAEEIVWSGKYITAKRRGPWEYVARARGIGAAVILAIDDGHVLLVEQWRVPLQRRCLELPAGLVGDETEGEDVATSAARELEEETGWRADTIEIVGEFASSPGMVSETFTLVTAHGLTKVGDGGGVPGEDITVHRVALPDVTAFVASKRAEGVTIDVKLLILISAWIP from the coding sequence GTGAGTTCGGACGCCGAAGAGATCGTCTGGTCCGGCAAGTACATTACCGCCAAGCGTCGCGGCCCTTGGGAATATGTGGCGCGCGCACGCGGCATCGGCGCTGCCGTGATCCTCGCGATCGACGACGGCCATGTCCTGCTGGTCGAGCAATGGCGGGTGCCGTTGCAACGTCGCTGCCTCGAACTCCCCGCCGGGCTTGTCGGCGATGAGACCGAGGGCGAGGACGTCGCGACGTCTGCCGCGCGCGAGCTGGAAGAAGAAACAGGCTGGCGCGCCGACACGATCGAGATCGTCGGCGAATTCGCTTCGTCGCCCGGCATGGTCAGCGAGACCTTCACCCTGGTGACCGCGCATGGCCTGACCAAGGTCGGCGACGGCGGCGGGGTGCCGGGGGAAGATATCACGGTCCACCGGGTAGCGCTGCCCGACGTCACGGCATTTGTGGCGTCGAAACGGGCCGAGGGCGTGACCATCGATGTAAAGCTGTTGATCCTGATTAGCGCTTGGATTCCGTGA
- a CDS encoding ester cyclase — translation MRDLTILALAALALVHPCPSRADISADKRTAARVFVEKMGQGDFSRIGDIYGPDFMAHSGGQSYSLDYDNASTKALREAVPDIKVKVENIIGQGNLVAVHWSATGTNTVAAAGLPGLGKVGSVQGMTFFRFAKGKIVEEWSVTDMLMLMRQLGMSR, via the coding sequence ATGCGCGACCTTACGATCCTTGCCCTAGCGGCACTTGCTCTAGTGCACCCTTGTCCGTCGCGCGCTGACATCAGCGCCGACAAGCGGACCGCAGCCCGCGTGTTCGTGGAGAAGATGGGGCAGGGAGATTTTAGCAGGATCGGCGACATCTATGGGCCGGACTTCATGGCGCATAGTGGTGGGCAATCCTATTCCCTGGACTATGACAACGCATCGACCAAGGCGTTGCGCGAAGCTGTTCCCGACATCAAAGTGAAGGTCGAGAACATCATTGGCCAAGGGAATCTCGTTGCCGTGCACTGGTCGGCAACGGGCACCAACACCGTCGCAGCGGCTGGCCTGCCCGGCCTCGGAAAGGTCGGATCGGTTCAAGGCATGACCTTTTTCAGATTCGCAAAGGGCAAGATCGTCGAGGAATGGAGTGTGACCGACATGCTCATGCTGATGCGCCAGTTGGGAATGTCTCGCTGA
- a CDS encoding Rrf2 family transcriptional regulator: MLTQRSRYALRAMLVLANEALGQPPVPMSRIATDAQIPRKFLEIILGELRQAGFVTSTRGKSGGFHLARPAHLISFGDIIRTIEGPLALVPCVSRTAYRRCKDCRSEAQCEIRHAMMRVRDETARILDGTSLASATAEDLAAA; this comes from the coding sequence ATGCTTACACAACGCTCCCGCTATGCCTTGCGCGCCATGCTGGTGCTGGCGAACGAAGCGCTCGGCCAGCCGCCGGTGCCGATGAGCCGCATCGCGACCGACGCGCAAATTCCGCGCAAATTCCTCGAGATCATCCTCGGCGAATTGCGCCAGGCCGGGTTCGTCACCTCGACGCGCGGCAAATCGGGCGGGTTCCACCTTGCGCGGCCCGCCCACCTCATCTCGTTCGGCGACATCATCCGCACGATCGAGGGGCCGCTGGCGCTGGTCCCCTGCGTCAGCCGCACCGCGTACCGGCGCTGCAAGGACTGCCGCAGCGAGGCGCAATGCGAAATCCGCCACGCGATGATGCGCGTGCGAGACGAGACCGCGCGGATCCTGGACGGGACTAGCCTCGCGAGCGCGACTGCCGAGGATCTGGCCGCAGCTTAG
- the rutB gene encoding pyrimidine utilization protein B yields MVRVSATEQPIERGGDLTLPARPEPLRLIAAETAVVVIDMQNAYASPGGYVDLAGFDIGGAASVIGRIATVLETARGAGVQVIYLQNGWDADYAEAGGPGSPNWHKSNALKTMRARPELSGQLLARGGWDYELVDALTPQPGDISLHKTRYSAFFNSQLDSVLRARGIRNIVFVGIASNVCVESTLRDGFHLEYFGVMLEDATHHLGPDYVRDATVYNVEKFFGWVSTVADFCGSFGQRPKE; encoded by the coding sequence TTGGTGCGGGTGAGTGCGACCGAACAACCAATCGAACGGGGCGGCGACCTGACCCTCCCGGCACGGCCCGAACCGCTGCGGCTGATCGCTGCCGAAACCGCGGTCGTCGTCATCGATATGCAAAACGCCTATGCCTCGCCCGGCGGCTATGTCGATCTGGCCGGGTTCGATATCGGCGGCGCGGCATCGGTGATCGGGCGGATCGCGACGGTGCTGGAAACGGCGCGCGGCGCGGGCGTGCAGGTGATCTATCTGCAAAACGGCTGGGACGCCGATTATGCCGAGGCGGGCGGACCGGGGTCGCCGAACTGGCACAAATCGAACGCGCTGAAGACGATGCGCGCGCGGCCCGAGCTGAGCGGGCAATTGCTGGCGCGCGGCGGCTGGGACTATGAACTCGTCGACGCGCTCACGCCGCAGCCGGGCGACATCAGCCTGCACAAGACACGCTATTCGGCGTTCTTCAATTCGCAACTCGACAGCGTCCTGCGCGCCCGTGGCATCCGCAATATCGTGTTCGTCGGGATCGCGAGCAATGTCTGCGTCGAAAGCACGCTGCGCGACGGGTTCCACCTCGAATATTTCGGGGTGATGCTGGAGGACGCGACGCATCACCTCGGCCCCGATTACGTCCGCGACGCGACGGTCTATAACGTGGAAAAATTCTTCGGCTGGGTCAGCACGGTCGCCGATTTCTGCGGCAGTTTCGGCCAGCGCCCCAAGGAGTAG
- the mscL gene encoding large conductance mechanosensitive channel protein MscL, giving the protein MVSEFKAFVNRGNVLDLAVGVIIGAAFGKIVTAFTDDFINPILGILTGGIDFANMFAPLGSVPDGTPMTLDAMKAAGIPVFAYGHFITEVINFVILAFVIFMIVRTANKAMKRSDDAATPEDILLLREIAASVKK; this is encoded by the coding sequence ATGGTTTCAGAGTTCAAGGCATTCGTGAATCGGGGCAACGTCCTCGACCTTGCGGTCGGCGTCATCATCGGCGCGGCGTTCGGCAAGATCGTCACCGCGTTCACCGATGATTTCATCAACCCGATCCTCGGGATTCTGACCGGCGGCATCGATTTCGCCAATATGTTCGCGCCGCTCGGCAGCGTTCCCGACGGGACGCCGATGACGCTCGACGCGATGAAGGCGGCGGGCATTCCCGTATTCGCCTACGGCCATTTCATCACCGAAGTGATCAACTTCGTGATCCTGGCGTTCGTGATCTTCATGATCGTGCGGACCGCGAACAAGGCAATGAAGCGCAGCGACGACGCGGCGACGCCTGAAGATATCCTGCTGCTCCGCGAGATCGCGGCCAGTGTGAAGAAGTAA
- the rutD gene encoding pyrimidine utilization protein D, translated as MPKIGGLYYETQGARRAPPVILSSGLGGSAAYWEPNVAALAEHFRVITYDHRGTGRSTRRLPDMVTVDDFARDILELMDRQNIERADIVGHAAGGVAGLALAAIAPKRLHRLIVVNGWAKPDPHFQRCFAARLALLRHAGVEAYLRAQPLFLYPPDWISKHDAWLEAQLPHQVADFPGLASLSKRVSALTSFRLPKEARRLEGRALVITAKDDMLVPPSASMSLASELRGRGLVMSGGHACNIVNADHFNTKAIEFLRS; from the coding sequence TTGCCTAAGATCGGCGGACTTTATTACGAGACACAGGGCGCGCGGCGAGCGCCGCCGGTTATCCTGTCGAGCGGGCTCGGCGGATCGGCGGCCTATTGGGAGCCGAATGTCGCTGCATTGGCCGAACATTTTCGTGTTATAACCTACGACCATCGCGGGACAGGACGTAGCACACGCAGGTTGCCGGACATGGTCACAGTGGATGACTTTGCGCGCGACATCCTCGAACTGATGGATCGGCAGAACATCGAGCGTGCTGACATCGTCGGTCACGCGGCGGGGGGCGTTGCCGGACTTGCGCTCGCGGCCATTGCGCCCAAGCGCTTGCATCGCCTGATCGTTGTCAACGGCTGGGCAAAGCCCGATCCACATTTCCAACGCTGTTTTGCGGCGCGACTCGCCCTGTTACGGCACGCGGGTGTCGAAGCCTATTTGCGGGCACAGCCGTTGTTCCTTTACCCGCCCGACTGGATCAGCAAGCACGACGCTTGGCTCGAAGCACAATTGCCACATCAGGTCGCTGACTTTCCGGGGTTGGCATCGTTGAGCAAGCGCGTCTCGGCGCTAACCTCGTTTCGATTGCCGAAGGAGGCGCGCCGTCTTGAAGGCCGCGCGCTCGTCATAACCGCAAAAGACGATATGCTTGTGCCGCCGTCCGCCAGTATGTCGCTGGCTTCGGAGCTTCGCGGACGTGGCTTGGTGATGAGTGGCGGCCATGCCTGCAACATCGTCAACGCAGATCATTTCAATACCAAGGCTATCGAATTTCTGAGGAGCTGA
- the rutA gene encoding pyrimidine utilization protein A, with protein MQVGVFVPINNNGWLISENAPQYMPSFDLNKTIAQSAEKHGLDFLLSMIKLRGFGGKTEFWEYGLESFTLMAGLAAVTEKIKIYATCPTLVIPPAFAARMCNTIDSISHGRFGLNLITGWQRPEYSQMGLWPGDEHFRNRYQMLDEYARILRECWETGRSDFKGQYYQMDDCLVRPKPTGDMKIICAGSSDEGLAFSAQWADYAFCLGKGVNTPTAFASNNERLALATAKTGRDVSVFVLVMIIAAETDAEAMARWQHINAGVDVAAISWLADQGAADKHNATTNVRQLAAPEGAVNINMGTLVGSYASIARMLDEMAEVPNTGGVLLTFDDFVQGVEDFGTKIQPLMKSR; from the coding sequence ATGCAAGTCGGCGTTTTCGTCCCCATCAACAACAACGGCTGGCTCATTTCGGAGAATGCGCCGCAGTATATGCCGTCGTTCGACCTCAACAAAACCATCGCGCAATCCGCCGAAAAGCACGGTCTCGATTTCTTGCTGTCGATGATCAAGCTGCGCGGGTTCGGGGGGAAGACCGAATTCTGGGAATACGGCCTCGAAAGCTTCACCCTGATGGCGGGGCTGGCTGCAGTCACCGAAAAGATCAAGATTTACGCGACCTGCCCGACGCTCGTTATCCCGCCCGCCTTTGCCGCGCGGATGTGCAACACCATCGACAGCATCAGCCACGGCCGCTTCGGCCTGAACCTCATCACCGGCTGGCAGCGCCCCGAATACAGCCAGATGGGCCTGTGGCCGGGCGACGAGCATTTCCGCAACCGCTACCAGATGCTCGACGAATACGCCCGCATCCTGCGCGAATGCTGGGAGACGGGCCGCAGCGATTTCAAGGGGCAATATTACCAGATGGACGACTGCCTCGTCCGCCCCAAACCGACCGGCGACATGAAAATCATCTGCGCCGGGTCTTCGGACGAGGGACTGGCGTTCTCCGCGCAATGGGCGGACTATGCCTTTTGCCTCGGCAAGGGCGTCAACACGCCGACCGCCTTCGCGTCGAACAACGAGCGGCTGGCGCTGGCGACCGCGAAAACCGGCCGCGACGTGTCGGTGTTCGTCCTCGTCATGATCATTGCGGCGGAAACCGACGCGGAGGCGATGGCGCGGTGGCAGCACATCAATGCCGGGGTCGATGTGGCGGCGATCTCGTGGCTCGCGGACCAAGGCGCGGCGGACAAGCATAATGCCACCACCAATGTGCGACAGCTTGCCGCGCCCGAGGGGGCGGTCAACATCAACATGGGAACGCTGGTCGGCAGCTATGCGAGCATCGCACGGATGCTCGACGAAATGGCCGAAGTGCCCAACACCGGTGGCGTGCTGCTGACGTTCGACGACTTCGTGCAGGGCGTGGAGGATTTCGGGACGAAGATTCAGCCGCTGATGAAATCGCGCTAA
- a CDS encoding peptidylprolyl isomerase — MTLRFAAAALALLAAVPLCAATPPRPAKPPASLPVPAKIVPADVERVAMTTELGTIVIDLDGKRAPLSTANFLRYVVGKRFDNMVFYRVMRLAWGEQPNGLVQAGLRGDPTRVLPPIPHESTATTGLKHVAGAISMARLGVGTATADFSILISDIPGLDAGQNPNDPEGYAVFGRVVEGLDVARKIYDVPLSPTAGSGVLKGQMIEKPVKVLTVRRVKVPVPPTVVAPQPPSATF, encoded by the coding sequence ATGACGCTCCGATTCGCCGCCGCCGCGCTTGCGCTTCTCGCTGCTGTGCCGCTCTGCGCCGCTACGCCACCGAGACCGGCCAAGCCCCCCGCGTCGCTTCCTGTCCCCGCCAAAATCGTGCCCGCCGATGTCGAACGCGTGGCGATGACGACCGAGCTGGGCACGATCGTTATCGACCTCGACGGCAAGCGCGCACCGCTCTCGACGGCGAATTTCCTGCGTTATGTCGTCGGCAAAAGGTTCGACAATATGGTGTTCTACCGCGTGATGCGGCTGGCGTGGGGCGAACAGCCGAACGGATTGGTCCAGGCCGGGCTGCGCGGCGATCCAACGCGGGTGCTGCCGCCGATCCCGCACGAGAGCACGGCGACGACCGGATTGAAGCATGTTGCAGGGGCGATCTCGATGGCGCGGCTCGGCGTGGGCACCGCCACCGCCGATTTCTCGATCCTGATATCGGATATCCCCGGGCTGGACGCGGGCCAGAACCCCAATGATCCGGAAGGCTATGCGGTGTTCGGGCGCGTGGTCGAGGGCCTCGACGTGGCGCGTAAAATCTATGACGTGCCGCTGTCGCCGACGGCGGGATCGGGCGTGCTGAAAGGGCAGATGATCGAGAAGCCGGTCAAGGTATTGACCGTGCGGCGGGTGAAAGTGCCGGTACCTCCGACGGTCGTCGCGCCGCAGCCGCCCTCGGCGACATTCTAA
- a CDS encoding ETC complex I subunit, which yields MTDARIYQEPKNAMQSGRARTSRWVLEYAPAEAKQPDPLTGWAGSGDTRQQLRLVFPDVAAAQAYAAREGVDARVIPAPVRVLKLQAYADNFR from the coding sequence ATGACAGACGCGCGCATTTATCAGGAGCCCAAGAACGCCATGCAGTCGGGCCGTGCGCGGACCTCGCGCTGGGTGCTTGAATATGCGCCTGCCGAGGCGAAGCAGCCAGATCCGCTGACCGGCTGGGCAGGCAGCGGCGACACGCGGCAGCAGCTGCGGCTGGTGTTCCCCGATGTGGCGGCGGCGCAAGCCTACGCGGCGCGCGAGGGTGTGGACGCACGGGTGATTCCCGCACCGGTGCGCGTGCTGAAGTTGCAAGCTTACGCGGATAATTTTCGGTAA
- a CDS encoding TPM domain-containing protein, with the protein MRRPTLEERQRVSDAVHAAEGGTSGEIVTIIADRSDAYEDIALIYTGLAALFVPILFAAWPALPLGIVGWFTGGWGEAQVRELMVLTFLAMALVSAGKFAGLQIEPVRLFFTPRAVRRRRVRRRAIELFKVGAEARTTGRTGILIYLSLGEHMAEIVADEAIHAKVPETEWGDAMIAMTAQVREGRIADGMIAAVTRVGAILSAHLPRAADDANELPDRLIEL; encoded by the coding sequence ATGAGACGTCCGACACTCGAAGAGCGCCAGCGCGTTAGCGATGCGGTCCATGCCGCAGAGGGCGGCACGTCGGGCGAGATCGTCACGATCATTGCCGACCGCTCGGACGCCTATGAAGACATTGCGCTGATCTACACCGGCCTCGCGGCGCTGTTCGTGCCGATACTGTTCGCGGCATGGCCCGCGCTGCCGCTGGGCATTGTCGGCTGGTTCACCGGCGGCTGGGGCGAGGCGCAGGTCCGTGAGCTGATGGTCCTGACGTTCCTCGCCATGGCGCTGGTCTCAGCAGGAAAGTTTGCCGGACTTCAGATCGAGCCGGTGCGGCTGTTCTTCACGCCGCGCGCGGTGCGACGGCGGCGGGTGCGGCGACGGGCGATCGAGCTGTTCAAGGTCGGGGCCGAAGCCCGCACGACCGGGCGCACCGGCATATTGATCTATCTGTCGCTGGGCGAGCACATGGCCGAGATCGTCGCCGACGAGGCCATCCATGCCAAGGTGCCCGAAACCGAATGGGGCGACGCGATGATCGCGATGACGGCGCAGGTGCGCGAGGGCCGTATCGCCGACGGCATGATCGCGGCGGTGACACGCGTCGGGGCGATCCTGTCGGCGCATCTGCCGCGCGCGGCGGACGATGCCAACGAACTGCCCGACCGGCTTATCGAGCTGTGA
- a CDS encoding TetR/AcrR family transcriptional regulator, with the protein MADEKKVRTRRAKLGLTREMIVRAALSIVEAQGLSALSARRLANMLGCEAMSLYYHFPNMDALLDAIVDDLLTDQRVETTSVQSIATDLTDAALVYLGIADRHPHAFQLIATRRWRTPNALAAVKSMVDAFVNAGFTMEQALGKARILAAYLNGAGLALSAWRKAGDVSIGEVADALPGMESATLQSATIRSNLVAGLEILVRDLVMER; encoded by the coding sequence ATGGCAGACGAAAAGAAAGTGCGAACGCGTCGGGCAAAGCTGGGCCTGACCCGGGAGATGATTGTCCGGGCGGCGCTGTCGATCGTCGAGGCGCAGGGTCTTTCGGCGCTGAGCGCCCGAAGGCTAGCCAACATGTTGGGCTGCGAGGCGATGTCGCTCTATTATCATTTCCCGAACATGGACGCTTTGCTCGACGCCATCGTTGATGATCTGCTCACAGACCAGCGCGTTGAGACAACCAGTGTACAATCAATTGCGACTGATCTCACCGATGCGGCCCTAGTATATCTCGGTATCGCGGATCGGCATCCCCACGCATTCCAGCTCATTGCAACCCGGCGCTGGCGCACACCCAACGCCTTGGCGGCGGTCAAATCGATGGTCGATGCCTTCGTCAACGCAGGATTTACGATGGAACAAGCGCTCGGAAAGGCGCGGATCCTAGCGGCCTATCTCAACGGTGCGGGACTAGCGCTTTCGGCGTGGCGAAAGGCGGGCGATGTCAGCATTGGTGAAGTTGCGGATGCGTTGCCCGGAATGGAATCTGCGACTCTCCAATCGGCGACGATCCGCTCCAACCTTGTGGCTGGGCTCGAAATTCTTGTCCGAGACTTGGTCATGGAAAGATAG
- a CDS encoding pseudouridine synthase, translated as MPLIAFNKPYGVLCQFTDERTAAPRPTLAQFIDVPHVYPAGRLDTDSEGLLLLTDDGRLQARIADPKFKLPKTYLVQVEGDVGEDALSALRHGVQLKDGKTRPADAERIADPDLWPRTPPIRVRQSIPDCWLKLTIREGRNRQVRRMTAAVGHPTLRLVRWAIGDWTVDGLAPGAWRDQPA; from the coding sequence ATGCCCCTGATCGCCTTCAACAAACCGTACGGCGTCCTCTGCCAGTTCACCGACGAACGCACCGCCGCCCCGCGCCCGACCTTGGCGCAGTTCATCGACGTGCCGCACGTCTATCCGGCGGGGCGGCTCGACACCGATAGCGAGGGGCTGCTGCTGCTCACCGACGACGGGCGGTTGCAGGCGCGCATCGCCGACCCGAAGTTCAAACTGCCCAAGACCTATCTCGTGCAGGTCGAAGGCGATGTCGGCGAAGACGCGCTGTCGGCGTTGCGGCACGGCGTGCAGCTGAAGGACGGCAAAACCCGTCCCGCCGACGCCGAACGCATCGCCGACCCCGACCTCTGGCCCCGCACCCCGCCGATCCGCGTCCGACAGAGCATCCCCGATTGCTGGCTGAAACTCACCATCCGCGAAGGCCGAAACCGCCAGGTGCGCCGCATGACGGCAGCAGTGGGGCATCCGACCCTGCGACTGGTGCGGTGGGCAATCGGCGACTGGACGGTCGACGGGCTGGCACCAGGGGCGTGGCGCGATCAACCCGCCTGA
- the rutC gene encoding pyrimidine utilization protein C: MPFTPINPPQFPTPIAPYSAGAKAGNTVYVSGVLALGEGGVVLHVGDAAAQTRHVLDVIKITLEAAGATLADVAMNHIFLKDLADYAAFNAVYAEYFPGAKPARYCIKCDLVKPDCLVEIASVAHIA, translated from the coding sequence ATGCCCTTCACCCCCATCAACCCGCCGCAATTCCCGACCCCCATCGCGCCCTATTCGGCGGGCGCGAAGGCGGGGAACACCGTCTATGTCTCTGGCGTGCTCGCGCTGGGCGAGGGCGGCGTGGTGCTGCATGTCGGGGACGCCGCAGCGCAGACGCGCCATGTGCTGGACGTCATCAAGATCACGCTGGAAGCAGCAGGTGCGACCCTGGCCGACGTCGCGATGAACCACATCTTTCTCAAAGACCTCGCCGATTATGCCGCGTTCAACGCGGTCTATGCCGAGTACTTCCCCGGCGCGAAGCCCGCGCGCTATTGCATCAAATGCGATCTGGTGAAGCCCGATTGCCTCGTCGAAATCGCGAGCGTCGCGCACATTGCCTAA